A single region of the Streptomyces sp. NBC_00425 genome encodes:
- a CDS encoding MFS transporter has protein sequence MVLAAQFMALLDVFIVNVAAPTIGSDLDASGADLQLVVAGYAITYSVLLITGARLGDRFGPGRVHLVGLALFTAASLACGLAQGSTELIVFRLVQGAGSAVMIPQVLSLIQRTFSGEARVRALGVYSAVLAVGAAAGQVAGGVLVDADLLGAGWRPVFLVNVPVGLVLLAVGGRVLPRGGGLPGHSAAVTGAVGEREAGAAARSRARRMDWPGLVLLGAAVSLVTVPLVLGREEDWPLWSWLSLAAGALVFLLFWGAESRLARRGGDPLIAPRVLRHPGMALAVLRVTAVMAVNGGFLFVLTLHVQGGLGFSALRAGLTFAPTAVVFGAVGLTWRRWPASWQRALIPSGFAILALSVVAVGLVFRGGDDGGAWLYTAYAGVGVGLALAFSPALTGALAAVLPEDAADAGGLLATVTQLGQLIGVAAFGTLFFNRLESLGAPQAYTSAEALLTCMFALATTAALGAVSGLVLRRR, from the coding sequence GTGGTGCTCGCAGCCCAGTTCATGGCACTGCTCGACGTCTTCATCGTGAACGTCGCGGCCCCCACGATCGGTTCCGACCTCGACGCCTCCGGAGCCGACCTCCAACTGGTCGTCGCCGGCTACGCCATCACGTACTCCGTGCTGCTGATCACCGGTGCGCGGCTCGGCGACCGGTTCGGACCAGGCCGCGTCCATCTGGTCGGGCTCGCCCTCTTCACGGCCGCCTCGCTGGCCTGCGGTCTGGCGCAGGGCAGCACCGAGCTGATCGTGTTCCGGCTGGTGCAGGGCGCGGGGTCGGCGGTGATGATCCCGCAGGTGCTGAGCCTGATCCAGCGCACGTTCAGCGGGGAGGCGCGGGTGAGGGCGCTCGGCGTCTACTCCGCGGTCCTCGCGGTCGGGGCGGCCGCCGGACAGGTGGCGGGAGGCGTGCTGGTGGACGCCGATCTGCTGGGCGCCGGGTGGCGTCCGGTGTTCCTCGTGAACGTGCCGGTGGGCCTCGTCCTGCTGGCGGTGGGCGGGCGCGTCCTGCCGCGGGGCGGCGGACTGCCGGGGCACTCGGCGGCGGTTACGGGAGCGGTGGGGGAGCGGGAGGCGGGCGCAGCGGCGCGGAGCAGGGCGCGCAGGATGGACTGGCCCGGTCTCGTGCTTCTGGGCGCTGCCGTGTCCCTGGTCACGGTCCCGCTCGTGCTCGGGCGGGAGGAGGACTGGCCGCTGTGGTCCTGGTTGTCACTGGCGGCCGGAGCCCTGGTGTTCCTGCTGTTCTGGGGTGCCGAGTCCCGGCTCGCCCGGCGTGGCGGCGACCCGCTGATCGCGCCCCGGGTACTGCGTCACCCCGGGATGGCGCTCGCCGTCCTGCGGGTGACGGCCGTCATGGCGGTCAACGGGGGCTTCCTGTTCGTGCTGACCTTGCACGTCCAGGGCGGCCTGGGGTTCAGCGCGCTGCGCGCCGGTCTCACCTTCGCGCCCACGGCGGTCGTCTTCGGCGCGGTCGGGCTGACCTGGCGCAGGTGGCCGGCCTCCTGGCAACGGGCCCTGATTCCTTCCGGGTTCGCGATACTCGCGCTGTCCGTGGTCGCGGTGGGGCTGGTCTTCCGGGGCGGTGACGACGGGGGCGCGTGGCTCTACACGGCGTACGCCGGAGTGGGCGTCGGACTCGCGCTCGCCTTCAGCCCGGCGCTGACCGGGGCGCTGGCCGCCGTGCTGCCCGAGGACGCGGCGGACGCCGGCGGGCTGCTGGCCACGGTCACCCAGCTCGGGCAGCTGATCGGTGTCGCCGCCTTCGGCACACTGTTCTTCAACCGCCTTGAGTCACTTGGTGCCCCGCAGGCGTATACCTCTGCGGAAGCGCTTCTCACATGCATGTTCGCGCTCGCTACGACAGCTGCCCTGGGTGCCGTGTCCGGACTGGTACTGAGGCGTCGCTGA
- a CDS encoding NADH-quinone oxidoreductase subunit NuoF family protein: MNEALPDVPEVRVVGLPQLTSGFDLVERLDLPMHLKVHGPLEPLGGEALAKLSENINLKGRGGAGFPFHKKLRSVAEAAIKRGVRPVVVVNGSEDEPACRKDTVLINRAPHLILDGALLVAEALGARTLVVGVTRESTQRSMEAALSERGLSNGRRSALKAFVQRNPIRMVTGAAASLIRSIDGGPPIPPGRKVSASQNGVGGAPTLLSNAETFAQLAIAARIGPERYGNTGLYDEPGTVMLTVSGAVARPMVIEVPTGVPLRYVLQLAGAPPVPQGVLTGGYHGKWIDAATVNEAVVSRNSLDAVGGALGAGAILPISQETCPLGESLRVAQWLADESAGQCGPCYLGLPAAARGMEDIINGGGPAALEALKQVAKNVKRRGACSHPDGSAMFLESTIKAFTDDLAAHVLGNGCGRPVEGVLPLFEAGMAPAAITSGQAPEESGTSRQKIFVDWTLCRGHGLCADILPEVFQLGADGFPTVAQAKVPEYAEAKALRAVRRCPALALRIEEDTRAQAPARNLPVLSQGRGRRALGR, encoded by the coding sequence GTGAACGAGGCCCTGCCCGACGTCCCAGAAGTCCGCGTGGTCGGTCTTCCGCAACTCACGTCGGGTTTCGACCTTGTCGAGAGACTTGACCTGCCCATGCACCTGAAGGTGCACGGGCCGCTGGAGCCCCTGGGCGGAGAGGCCCTCGCGAAGCTCTCCGAGAACATCAACCTGAAGGGCCGCGGCGGCGCGGGCTTCCCCTTCCACAAGAAGCTGCGCTCGGTCGCCGAGGCCGCGATCAAACGGGGCGTCCGCCCGGTCGTCGTCGTCAACGGCAGCGAGGACGAACCGGCCTGCCGCAAGGACACGGTGCTCATCAACCGCGCCCCGCACCTCATCCTGGACGGCGCGCTGCTCGTCGCGGAGGCGCTGGGTGCCCGCACGCTCGTGGTGGGGGTCACCCGCGAATCCACTCAGCGCTCCATGGAGGCCGCGCTCTCCGAACGCGGGCTCAGCAACGGGCGTCGGTCGGCTCTGAAGGCGTTCGTCCAGCGCAACCCGATCCGCATGGTCACGGGCGCCGCCGCGTCGCTGATCCGCTCCATCGACGGCGGCCCGCCGATCCCGCCCGGCCGCAAGGTCAGCGCCTCGCAGAACGGCGTCGGCGGCGCGCCCACCCTCCTCTCCAACGCCGAGACGTTCGCCCAGCTGGCCATCGCCGCCCGCATCGGCCCGGAGCGGTACGGCAACACCGGCCTGTACGACGAGCCGGGCACCGTCATGCTGACGGTCTCCGGCGCGGTCGCCCGTCCGATGGTGATCGAGGTCCCCACCGGCGTACCGCTGCGTTACGTCCTCCAGCTCGCGGGCGCCCCGCCGGTGCCCCAGGGCGTGCTGACCGGCGGCTACCACGGCAAGTGGATCGACGCGGCGACGGTCAACGAGGCGGTCGTCTCCCGCAACTCGCTCGACGCGGTGGGCGGCGCGCTCGGCGCCGGCGCGATCCTGCCGATCAGCCAGGAGACCTGCCCGCTGGGCGAGTCCCTGCGCGTGGCCCAATGGCTGGCCGACGAGAGCGCGGGTCAGTGCGGCCCCTGCTACCTCGGCCTGCCGGCCGCCGCGCGCGGCATGGAGGACATCATCAACGGGGGCGGTCCGGCCGCCCTGGAGGCGCTCAAGCAGGTCGCCAAGAACGTCAAGCGGCGCGGCGCGTGCTCGCACCCGGACGGCTCCGCGATGTTCCTGGAGTCGACCATCAAGGCGTTCACCGACGACCTCGCCGCCCACGTCCTCGGCAACGGCTGCGGACGGCCCGTGGAGGGCGTTCTGCCGCTCTTCGAGGCGGGCATGGCCCCCGCGGCCATCACGAGCGGCCAAGCCCCGGAGGAGAGCGGCACGAGCCGTCAGAAGATCTTCGTCGACTGGACGCTCTGCCGCGGCCACGGCCTCTGCGCCGACATCCTGCCCGAGGTCTTCCAGCTCGGCGCCGACGGCTTCCCGACGGTGGCGCAGGCGAAGGTACCGGAGTACGCCGAGGCGAAAGCTCTACGCGCGGTGCGTCGCTGTCCGGCGCTGGCCCTGCGCATCGAGGAGGACACGCGCGCGCAGGCGCCCGCCCGCAACCTCCCGGTCCTCTCCCAGGGTCGCGGCCGCCGCGCGCTCGGCCGCTGA
- a CDS encoding ferric reductase-like transmembrane domain-containing protein: MNPRSSNSTLPKPGRSVYGLATAVVLVLIPVVVLVGGDQLQAFLNFGAGVLSLVCLTCSVIWGLVAQDRLILNTRQRILAQGVHRVTAVGSIAFLVVHITVKLALEHTVLIAALIPFSLGIKGSAGLIGLGSLAALLMIFVGITGALRNQFAAPAEVAARWRAMHMLAYPALCAALIHGLFAGRAAKPFFMVSYEICLAGVMAALALRAAPRPFKRRVADRITALMGAPDRSAMDGLEASRARVSETGSSASRARVSETGSSALPGYEGRSGRSPLTDTMSSTRMTPPSASPLYDTPATPEPANGFAAAYRAVNTPPRGQQPPYIADQTARMSMPFDLQQATEAIPRVDNGGSTSGNWPIPSPPPVGEAPQSVYDPLQDTGFTIPVYGNPGTPGAGGRDVYDTGETNPGYGTYNQNDTYNSGPANEPSPGASYDAPGSGEPWNTPSGGYR; this comes from the coding sequence ATGAACCCTCGTTCCAGTAACAGCACGCTCCCCAAGCCCGGCCGGTCGGTCTACGGGTTGGCGACGGCTGTCGTCCTGGTCCTCATACCTGTGGTCGTGCTGGTCGGCGGCGACCAGTTGCAGGCATTCCTCAACTTCGGTGCGGGTGTCCTGTCGCTGGTGTGCCTCACCTGCTCGGTCATCTGGGGCCTCGTCGCCCAGGACCGGCTCATCCTCAACACCCGTCAGCGGATCCTCGCGCAGGGCGTCCACCGCGTGACCGCCGTCGGTTCCATCGCGTTCCTCGTGGTGCACATCACCGTGAAGCTGGCGCTGGAGCACACCGTCCTGATCGCCGCGCTGATCCCCTTCAGCCTGGGCATCAAGGGCAGCGCCGGGCTCATCGGCCTCGGCTCCCTCGCCGCCCTGCTCATGATCTTCGTGGGCATCACCGGTGCGCTGCGCAACCAGTTCGCCGCACCGGCCGAGGTCGCCGCCCGCTGGCGCGCGATGCACATGCTGGCCTACCCGGCGCTGTGCGCGGCCCTCATCCACGGCCTGTTCGCAGGGCGCGCGGCGAAGCCGTTCTTCATGGTCTCGTACGAGATCTGCCTGGCCGGCGTCATGGCCGCCCTCGCGCTGCGCGCCGCTCCGCGCCCGTTCAAACGCAGGGTCGCCGACCGGATCACCGCGCTCATGGGGGCGCCGGACCGCTCCGCGATGGACGGCCTCGAGGCGTCACGCGCGCGCGTGTCGGAGACCGGCTCGTCGGCGTCACGCGCGCGCGTCTCGGAGACCGGCTCGTCGGCGCTGCCCGGGTACGAGGGCCGCTCCGGCCGCTCGCCGCTGACGGACACGATGAGCTCCACCCGGATGACCCCGCCGTCGGCGTCGCCGCTGTACGACACTCCCGCCACCCCGGAGCCGGCGAACGGCTTCGCGGCCGCCTACCGTGCCGTCAACACCCCGCCGCGCGGCCAGCAGCCGCCCTACATCGCCGATCAGACGGCCCGCATGAGCATGCCGTTCGACCTGCAGCAGGCCACCGAGGCGATCCCGCGGGTCGACAACGGCGGCAGCACCTCGGGCAACTGGCCGATCCCGTCGCCGCCGCCGGTCGGCGAGGCGCCCCAGTCCGTCTACGACCCGCTCCAGGACACGGGATTCACCATCCCGGTCTATGGCAATCCGGGCACTCCCGGAGCCGGCGGACGTGACGTGTACGACACAGGTGAGACGAACCCCGGGTACGGCACGTACAACCAGAACGACACGTACAACAGCGGTCCCGCCAACGAACCATCGCCCGGTGCGTCGTACGACGCACCGGGTTCGGGCGAACCTTGGAACACGCCTTCCGGAGGCTATAGGTGA
- the leuS gene encoding leucine--tRNA ligase, giving the protein MSETNPAAAAVPAEAAPHRYTAAMAAEIEARWQDFWDAEGTYAAPNPQGDLAGDPEMVARPKKFIMDMFPYPSGAGLHVGHPLGYIATDVFARFQRMTGHNVLHTLGFDAFGLPAEQYAVQTGTHPRVSTEANIENMKSQLRRLGLGHDKRRSFATIDPEYYKWTQWIFLQIFNSWYDADADKARPIASLVAQFESGERPVPGHTRAWHELTAAERADVLGEFRLAYASDAPVNWCPGLGTVLANEEVTADGRSERGNFPVFKAKLRQWNMRITAYADRLLDDLDALDWPEAIKLQQRNWIGRSEGARVDFPVDGERISVFTTRPDTLFGATYMVLAPEHPLVDKFTPASWPEGTHDVWTGGHATPVDAVAAYRAQAASKSDVERQAEAKDKTGVFTGVYATNPVNGEQVPVFIADYVLMGYGTGAIMAVPAGDQRDFEFARAFELPIHCIVEPTDGRGTDTSTWENAFASYDAKIINSANDEISLNGLGVVDAKARVTEWLEGRGIGEGTVNFRLRDWLFSRQRYWGEPFPIVYDEDGIAHPLPESMLPLELPEVEDYSPRTFDPDDANTSPETPLSRNADWVNVTLDLGDGAGPRRYRRETNTMPNWAGSCWYELRYLDPHNSEQLVDQAVEQYWMGPREGQPHGGVDLYVGGAEHAVLHLLYARFWSKVLFDLGHVSSAEPFHKLFNQGMIQAYAYTDSRGVYVPAAEVEERDGTFLYQGAPVKREYGKMGKSLKNAVTPDEICAEYGADTLRLYEMAMGPLDVSRPWDTRAVVGQYRLLQRLWRNIVDEATGEVTVVDAEADEPTLRALHKAIDGVRQDLEGLRFNTAIAKITELNNHLTKAGGALPRTVAEDLVLLAAPLAPHIAEELWRKLGHTDSVVHQDLPVADPAYVVDESVTCVVQIKGKVKARLEVSPAISDDELEKVALADEAVVKALGGAGIRKVIVRAPKLVNIVPA; this is encoded by the coding sequence ATGAGCGAGACGAACCCCGCTGCCGCCGCTGTCCCGGCAGAGGCCGCGCCGCACCGCTACACGGCAGCCATGGCCGCCGAGATCGAGGCACGCTGGCAGGACTTCTGGGACGCCGAGGGCACCTACGCCGCGCCGAACCCGCAGGGCGACCTGGCGGGTGACCCCGAGATGGTGGCCCGGCCCAAGAAGTTCATCATGGACATGTTCCCGTACCCCTCCGGAGCGGGACTGCACGTCGGCCACCCGCTGGGTTACATCGCGACCGACGTCTTCGCGCGCTTCCAGCGCATGACCGGCCACAACGTCCTGCACACCCTGGGCTTCGACGCCTTCGGCCTGCCCGCCGAGCAGTACGCCGTGCAGACCGGCACGCACCCGCGCGTGTCCACCGAGGCCAACATCGAGAACATGAAGTCCCAGCTGCGCCGGCTGGGCCTGGGCCACGACAAGCGCCGGTCGTTCGCCACGATCGACCCCGAGTACTACAAGTGGACCCAGTGGATCTTCCTGCAGATCTTCAACTCCTGGTACGACGCGGACGCGGACAAGGCCCGCCCGATCGCCTCGCTGGTCGCCCAGTTCGAGTCCGGTGAGCGCCCCGTACCGGGGCACACGCGCGCGTGGCACGAGCTGACCGCCGCCGAGCGCGCCGACGTGCTGGGGGAGTTCCGTCTGGCCTACGCCTCCGACGCGCCGGTCAACTGGTGCCCCGGCCTGGGCACCGTGCTGGCCAACGAGGAGGTCACCGCCGACGGCCGCTCCGAGCGCGGCAACTTCCCCGTCTTCAAGGCCAAGCTGCGCCAGTGGAACATGCGCATCACCGCCTACGCGGACCGTCTGCTGGACGACCTGGACGCGCTGGACTGGCCCGAGGCCATCAAGCTGCAGCAGCGCAACTGGATCGGCCGCTCCGAGGGCGCCCGCGTCGACTTCCCCGTGGACGGCGAGCGGATCTCGGTCTTCACCACGCGCCCGGACACCCTGTTCGGCGCGACCTACATGGTCCTGGCGCCCGAGCACCCGCTGGTCGACAAGTTCACCCCGGCATCCTGGCCCGAGGGCACGCACGACGTCTGGACGGGCGGCCACGCCACCCCGGTCGACGCCGTCGCCGCGTACCGTGCGCAGGCGGCCTCGAAGTCCGACGTCGAGCGTCAGGCCGAGGCCAAGGACAAGACGGGCGTCTTCACCGGCGTGTACGCGACCAACCCGGTCAACGGCGAGCAGGTTCCCGTCTTCATCGCCGACTACGTCCTGATGGGCTACGGCACCGGCGCGATCATGGCCGTCCCGGCGGGCGACCAGCGCGACTTCGAGTTCGCGCGCGCCTTCGAGCTGCCGATCCACTGCATCGTCGAGCCGACCGACGGCCGCGGCACCGACACGTCGACCTGGGAGAACGCCTTCGCGTCGTACGACGCGAAGATCATCAACTCGGCGAACGACGAGATCAGCCTGAACGGCCTGGGTGTCGTCGACGCCAAGGCGCGCGTCACCGAGTGGCTCGAGGGCAGGGGGATCGGCGAGGGCACCGTCAACTTCCGCCTGCGCGACTGGCTGTTCAGCCGCCAGCGCTACTGGGGCGAGCCCTTCCCGATCGTCTACGACGAGGACGGCATCGCCCACCCGCTGCCGGAGTCGATGCTGCCCCTGGAGCTGCCGGAGGTCGAGGACTACTCGCCCCGCACCTTCGACCCGGACGACGCGAACACGTCCCCGGAGACGCCGCTGTCCCGCAACGCGGACTGGGTGAACGTCACGCTGGACCTGGGCGACGGGGCCGGTCCGCGACGCTACCGCCGCGAGACCAACACCATGCCCAACTGGGCCGGTTCCTGCTGGTACGAGCTGCGTTACCTGGACCCGCACAACAGCGAGCAACTGGTCGACCAGGCCGTCGAGCAGTACTGGATGGGTCCCCGCGAGGGGCAGCCGCACGGCGGCGTCGACCTGTACGTCGGCGGGGCCGAGCACGCCGTGCTGCACCTGCTGTACGCGCGCTTCTGGTCCAAGGTCCTGTTCGACCTGGGGCACGTCTCCTCCGCGGAGCCGTTCCACAAGCTGTTCAACCAGGGCATGATCCAGGCCTACGCGTACACCGACTCCCGCGGCGTGTACGTCCCGGCCGCCGAGGTCGAGGAGCGGGACGGCACGTTCCTGTACCAGGGCGCGCCCGTGAAGCGTGAGTACGGGAAGATGGGCAAGTCCCTGAAGAACGCCGTCACTCCGGACGAGATCTGCGCCGAGTACGGCGCCGACACGCTCCGCCTGTACGAGATGGCGATGGGCCCGCTGGACGTCTCGCGCCCGTGGGACACCCGCGCGGTGGTCGGCCAGTACCGCCTGCTGCAGCGGCTGTGGCGCAACATCGTCGACGAGGCCACCGGCGAGGTGACCGTCGTCGACGCCGAGGCCGACGAGCCGACCCTGCGCGCCCTGCACAAGGCGATCGACGGGGTGCGCCAGGACCTGGAGGGCCTGCGCTTCAACACCGCCATCGCCAAGATCACCGAGCTGAACAACCACCTGACCAAGGCGGGCGGCGCGCTGCCGCGCACGGTCGCCGAGGACCTGGTGCTGCTGGCCGCCCCGCTGGCCCCGCACATCGCCGAGGAGCTGTGGCGCAAGCTGGGCCACACCGACTCGGTCGTCCACCAGGACCTGCCCGTCGCCGACCCGGCGTACGTCGTGGACGAGAGCGTGACCTGCGTCGTGCAGATCAAGGGCAAGGTCAAGGCGCGCCTGGAGGTCTCCCCGGCCATCTCCGACGACGAGCTGGAGAAGGTCGCGCTGGCCGACGAGGCGGTCGTCAAGGCGCTGGGCGGGGCCGGTATCCGCAAGGTGATCGTGCGGGCGCCGAAGCTGGTGAACATCGTTCCCGCGTAA
- a CDS encoding DegV family protein: protein MSRHVAIVTDSTAYLPQRTMERHGITAVPLTVVLGDQALEEGSEISTRSLAQALQKRRPVTTSRPSPQYFAETYRRVAESGAAGIVSLHLSAELSGTYDAAVVAAREAPVPVRVVDTGMVAMALGFCALAAAEVAEAGGTVDEAVIAAEKRADGTSAYFYVDTLEYLRRGGRIGTAQALLGSALAVKPLLQLDAGRIDLLEKVRTASRAIARLEELGADRAGSAPVDIAVHHLAAPDRASALADRLRSRVPGLVDLHVSEVGAVIGAHTGPGLLGVVVSPR, encoded by the coding sequence ATGTCCCGCCATGTCGCGATCGTCACGGATTCAACGGCCTACCTGCCGCAGCGGACGATGGAGCGTCATGGCATCACCGCGGTGCCCCTGACCGTCGTCCTCGGCGACCAGGCACTCGAAGAGGGCAGCGAGATCTCCACCCGCTCGCTGGCTCAGGCGCTGCAGAAGCGACGCCCCGTCACCACCTCGCGCCCCAGCCCTCAGTACTTCGCCGAGACCTACCGCAGGGTCGCCGAGTCGGGCGCCGCCGGCATCGTCTCCCTCCACCTCTCCGCCGAACTGTCCGGCACATATGACGCGGCGGTGGTCGCGGCGCGCGAGGCGCCGGTTCCGGTGCGGGTGGTGGACACCGGCATGGTGGCCATGGCACTCGGCTTCTGCGCGCTCGCGGCGGCCGAGGTCGCGGAGGCGGGCGGGACGGTCGACGAGGCGGTCATCGCGGCGGAGAAGCGAGCCGACGGCACGTCCGCCTACTTCTACGTCGACACCCTGGAATACCTGCGTCGGGGCGGCCGGATCGGCACCGCCCAGGCCCTGTTGGGCTCGGCGCTCGCCGTGAAGCCGCTCCTTCAGCTGGACGCGGGGCGCATCGACCTCCTCGAGAAGGTCCGGACGGCCTCGAGGGCGATCGCACGTCTGGAAGAGCTCGGCGCCGACCGGGCGGGCAGCGCGCCGGTGGACATCGCCGTGCATCATCTCGCGGCTCCCGACCGGGCGTCGGCTCTCGCGGACCGACTGCGTTCCCGCGTGCCCGGACTCGTCGATCTGCATGTCAGCGAGGTCGGAGCGGTGATCGGGGCCCACACCGGACCAGGACTGCTGGGAGTCGTGGTCTCGCCGCGATGA
- a CDS encoding helix-hairpin-helix domain-containing protein — protein sequence MQGGAFEGAGRVPWAARAAWWERAGLALWERMPVWLQARCGLERRSVLALTVLLVAAAGFAVQHFWTGRVQPVKAPEVVRAAAPFGAVAGERESAAGPTASAGPPGPGIAGSAVSTAGGEIVVDVSGKVRKPGIHRLPAGSRVVDALDAAGGVRPGTDTDGLNRARFLVDGEQVVVGGSLTAGAGAGGGTGAGTGSAGSAGAAGPGGGPAMPVSLNTATVDQLEALPGVGPVLAQHIIDHRAQHGGFRSVDELRDVNGIGERRFADLRNLVRP from the coding sequence GTGCAGGGCGGTGCGTTCGAGGGTGCGGGCCGGGTGCCGTGGGCGGCCCGGGCGGCCTGGTGGGAGCGGGCGGGGCTTGCGCTGTGGGAGCGGATGCCGGTCTGGTTGCAGGCGCGGTGCGGACTGGAGCGCAGGAGCGTACTGGCACTGACCGTGCTGCTGGTCGCCGCCGCGGGTTTCGCCGTGCAGCACTTCTGGACCGGAAGGGTCCAGCCGGTGAAGGCGCCGGAAGTGGTGCGAGCCGCGGCTCCCTTCGGCGCGGTGGCAGGCGAGCGGGAGTCGGCTGCCGGGCCCACGGCGTCCGCCGGTCCGCCGGGTCCGGGAATCGCGGGGAGCGCCGTGAGCACGGCCGGCGGCGAGATCGTGGTGGACGTCAGCGGGAAGGTGCGCAAGCCCGGAATCCACCGCCTCCCGGCCGGTTCACGGGTCGTCGACGCGTTGGACGCGGCCGGTGGGGTGCGACCGGGCACCGACACCGACGGTCTCAACCGCGCACGGTTTCTCGTGGACGGCGAGCAGGTCGTCGTCGGCGGCTCGCTGACTGCCGGGGCCGGGGCCGGAGGGGGTACGGGGGCGGGTACGGGATCGGCGGGGTCCGCCGGCGCGGCTGGTCCGGGCGGCGGACCTGCGATGCCCGTGTCCCTCAACACGGCGACGGTCGACCAACTCGAGGCCCTGCCCGGCGTGGGACCTGTGTTGGCGCAGCACATCATCGACCACCGGGCGCAGCACGGCGGTTTCCGGTCGGTGGACGAGCTGCGGGACGTCAACGGAATCGGTGAGCGGCGCTTCGCCGACCTGCGGAATCTCGTGCGGCCATGA